In Candidatus Blochmannia vicinus, one DNA window encodes the following:
- the cutA gene encoding divalent-cation tolerance protein CutA, translated as MIIILCTVPDNMSVVVNITKTLLNNKLAACITLHKVRSFYYWETTLKDHTELQLLIKTKNFLKDSVFTTIKKLHPYEVPELLALPIIDGEPNYLSWMQSALL; from the coding sequence ATGATAATAATTTTATGTACTGTCCCAGACAATATGTCTGTTGTTGTAAATATCACAAAAACATTACTAAATAATAAACTGGCAGCATGCATAACTTTACATAAAGTGCGCTCATTTTATTATTGGGAAACCACCCTGAAAGATCATACTGAATTACAATTATTAATTAAAACAAAAAATTTTTTAAAAGATTCAGTATTCACAACAATTAAAAAGTTACATCCTTATGAAGTTCCAGAATTATTAGCATTACCCATTATAGATGGAGAACCAAACTACTTGTCGTGGATGCAATCTGCATTACTATAA